Within the Nitrososphaerales archaeon genome, the region ATTTCTTGCTCTAAATATTCATTACCATAAGATCGATCTTCGCCCCTATTTAAAAGACTCAGCAAAGCAAAGGCCCATACCGAGGGGGCGATTTTCAATCCGACGTTAGATTGGATGAACCTTTCCTTTAGATCTGAGTGAACTTTTGAATTCGAAGTATTATGAGTCAATACGATTAAGATCTTTAAGATAGATTCTAAGGATTCATTGGTGATCTCTATCTTTAACTCTCTCTTCAACTTATCGACGAACTTCGACCATATCTCTGAAAGGAGCGATTCATCTTTGATCACTTCCATTACACTACGTGCAAATAAATCGTAGACATCATAATTCTTCATTAGAGCGATCAACTCGTTTACACCATTTACACCTAGCAGGGGAATCATATCTTCCATAGGGAAGGAATCCTTCCAATACCTATCGAAAAATTCGAACTCTAAAGTCGAATAAAGTTCGCTCGATTGAATGAATAGACCCGTGCCTCTACCCCCGTCGATGATGAATACTTGCCCCTCATCGAAGACAAATATACTCTTCTGAAAATTGTAATGCGAGACCCTCAATTCGACATTGGGTGGGAAATGGTTCTTAATATTACATGTGCTCAACGAAAGTAAAATTTTAAAATCGATATCTGTGGGGAGTTGCTTATTGGATGTGTTAAGAGCATCTTGTAAAAGTTTAAAGCCCCAACCATCGACCATGCAGTGAATATACTTCTTTACTCCTTGGATAATCTGAGCAAGTTTTGATGAGATCGCCCGTCCCTTTAAGATCGTATACGTAGCCTCATCGACACCCTCCCTCAATCTTAACTCTTCATTAAGGCGTTTAAGTTTTAATATAGCCTTCTTCAACTTCTTCAATCTTAACTCTTCTTGAGAGACGATACGTTCGAAGCTATCCTTCATCGGTACGATCTGGCAATAGACCGGCTTTCCCGGGAGTATCAATATGAGTTTTTTATTCGCCAACTTTCTAACAGTTGTGTACGCCTTCGTCCTCGGTATCCCAGCATGGTATGCCAACTCACCGATGGGTAATGAGCCCCTCTTCGCTAGAGCGATGTATGCTTTAGCTTCATAAGTAGATAGTCCAAAGTCTTCTAACGTTGCAATTACATCTGATATATCTTGGTTGGTCACCGTGATTCACGTCACCATAGTTACACTAAATTCTAGCACATTAACAATAAAGAACTTAGTTTATTAATTTCAACTAGGTGCTAAAATTGTCCCAATTTATTAATAAGTGGAGTAAACCGAAGGGTCCGGGTTTCGGAGACCGAATCAAAGAAGCTATGAAGCCAGCAGGTCCATTGAAGCCACGTCTAGAGCAAGCAATCAGAAGCATCCAAATACAGATTACGAAGCTCGAAGCGGTTTCTAGCAAATTAAAGGATAGGGATTCAAAGATCTTCAATAAAGTCGTGGCTGCGATTACGAAACATGATATGGCCCACGCTTCGATATACGCGAATGAACTGGCAGAATTAAGGAAGATGCATAAGATCGTAACTCAAGCAAAGTTGGCCCTCGAACAGATCGTACTTCGCTTGAATACTGTGCAAGAATTAGGAGATATAGTAGTAACACTCACACCGGCGATGTCCGTTATCAAGAGTGTGAAGGCAGGGTTGACGAGCATTCTGCCCGAAGCAGAGCGTGAAATCGGTGAGATAAGTGGTTTGCTCAGCAGTGTATTGGTGGATGCAGGCCAGATCGGTGGCTACACAATCAACTTTGAAGCGGCCAATGAAGATGCTGAAAAGATACTCAATGAGGCATCAGCTATAGCAGAACAGAGGATGAAAGAGAAATTCCCAGACCTGCCTACCGAAATTCCAGAACCGCCGACCGCCCAACCCGAAGGTTATTCCTAAAATAGATAGGTAGTGCGACAGTTATGTACCCTGCTAAAGGGAATCATATCCATATCCCATTAGTAGGGGCCGTTAGCTGTCGCACTACTACATTTTTATTCACATTCAATTCTGCTTCTAATTTAAGTGGTGATTGACTTGTTAAAGTTACCCTCCTTCATCACAAATTTAATCAGATTCTTCCGCATTAATAAAGAGAGGGATTTTGAATGTAAAGTGAATAACGCTGTAAAGCAGATCGAACTCCATTATAGAGAGTTGGAGAGTTTAAAGAAAAAGTTTGAGTCTCGAAGGTTAGCTCTCTTTGAAGTCGCTGTTAGAGAAGTCGAGCGAGGAGGTTGTGCAGAAGCATCTGTATATACAAATGAATATACTGAATTAAAGAGAGTGATCGAAGCGATCTCATATAGCAAGTTAGCATTAACCTTTGTAGCTGTAAAATTGGAAA harbors:
- a CDS encoding Snf7 family protein, encoding MSQFINKWSKPKGPGFGDRIKEAMKPAGPLKPRLEQAIRSIQIQITKLEAVSSKLKDRDSKIFNKVVAAITKHDMAHASIYANELAELRKMHKIVTQAKLALEQIVLRLNTVQELGDIVVTLTPAMSVIKSVKAGLTSILPEAEREIGEISGLLSSVLVDAGQIGGYTINFEAANEDAEKILNEASAIAEQRMKEKFPDLPTEIPEPPTAQPEGYS